The following proteins come from a genomic window of Aptenodytes patagonicus chromosome 21, bAptPat1.pri.cur, whole genome shotgun sequence:
- the CTPS1 gene encoding CTP synthase 1 isoform X1 yields the protein MKYILVTGGVISGIGKGIIASSIGTILKSCGLHVTSIKIDPYINIDAGTFSPYEHGEVFVLDDGGEVDLDLGNYERFLDIRLTKDNNLTTGKIYQYVINKERKGDYLGKTVQVVPHITDAIQEWVMRQARIPVDEDGIEPQVCVIELGGTVGDIESMPFIEAFRQFQFKAKRENFCNIHVSLVPQPSSTGEQKTKPTQNSVRELRGLGLSPDLIVCRCSTPLDTSVKEKISMFCHVEPEQVICVHDVSSIYRVPLLLEEQGVVDYFRHRLDLPIERQPRRMLMKWKEMADRYDRLLETCSIALVGKYTKFSDSYASVIKALEHSALAINHKLDIKYIDSADLEPDTLQEEPVRYHEAWQKLCGADGVLVPGGFGVRGTEGKIQAISWARKQKKPFLGVCLGMQLAVVEFARSVLGWQDANSTEFDPKTGHPVVIDMPEHNPGQMGGTMRLGKRRTLFQTKNSIMRKLYGDHDFLEERHRHRFEVNPELKKCFEEQGLKFVGQDEEGERMEVVELEEHPFFVGVQYHPEFLSRPIKPSPPYFGLLLASAGRLTHYLQKGCRLSPRSVTHWCTLPRKAAQSPSLENFGMDTYSDRSGSSSPDLEITELKFPSVNHD from the exons ATGAAGTACATCCTGGTCACGGGCGGGGTGATCTCGGGCATCGGCAAGGGGATCATCGCCAGCAGCATCGGCACCATCCTCAAGTCCTGCGGGCTGCATGTCACCTCCATCAAGATCGACCCCTACATCAACATTGACGCTGGCACCTTCTCCCCGTACGAGCACG GGGAGGTGTTTGTGCTAGATGATGGAGGGGAAGTGGACCTGGACCTTGGTAACTATGAGCGCTTCCTCGATATCCGACTCACCAAAGACAACAATCTGACTACTGGGAAGATCTACCAGTATGTCATCAacaaggagaggaagggagactATCTTGGCAAAACTGTCCAAG ttgttccCCACATCACAGATGCTATACAAGAATGGGTAATGAGACAGGCACGAATTCCTGTAGATGAAGATGGCATTGAGCCCCAAGTTTGTGTGATTGAG CTTGGTGGGACGGTAGGCGATATTGAAAGCATGCCTTTCATTGAAGCTTTCCGCCAGTTCCAGTTCAAAGCCAAAAGAGAGAATTTTTGTAACATTCATGTCAGTCTAGTTCCCCAG CCAAGCTCTACAGGAGAGCAGAAGACTAAACCCACTCAAAACAGTGTTCGTGAACTCAGAGGTCTTGGTCTCTCACCAGATCTG ATTGTTTGCAGGTGCTCCACTCCATTGGATACCTcagtaaaagaaaagatttcCATGTTCTGTCATGTTGAACCAGAACAG GTCATCTGTGTTCATGATGTCTCTTCTATCTACCGGGTTCCTCTGTTGTTAGAGGAGCAGGGAGTTGTTGACTACTTCAGACACAGGCTTGACCTTCCCATTGAGAGGCAGCCCAGGAGGATGCTTATGAAGTGGAAGGAAATGGCTGACAG gTATGACCGTCTCCTCGAAACATGTTCCATTGCGCTTGTTGGCAAATACACCAAGTTTTCAGATTCCTACGCATCTGTCATTAAAGCACTGGAGCATTCTGCACTGGCTATCAACCACAAACTTGACATTAAG TATATTGACTCTGCTGACTTGGAGCCAGATACTCTGCAGGAAGAACCTGTCCGATACCATGAAGCATGGCagaagctgtgtggtgctga TGGAGTTCTGGTTCCTGGTGGATTTGGTGTTCGAGGGACAGAAGGCAAAATTCAAGCTATTTCCTgggcaagaaaacagaaaaaaccttTCTTAG GAGTTTGTTTGGGAATGCAGTTAGCAGTTGTGGAGTTTGCACGCAGTGTTCTTGGTTGGCAAG ATGCTAACTCGACAGAATTTGACCCCAAAACTGGTCATCCAGTG GTCATAGACATGCCAGAGCATAATCCTGGGCAAATGGGTGGGACTATGAGGCTTGGCAAGAGAAGAACGCTCTTCCAAACCAAGAATTCAATCATGA GGAAGCTGTATGGAGATCATGATTTCTTGGAAGAGAGACATAGACACAGATTTGAG GTCAATCCAGAattgaaaaagtgttttgaagagCAAGGTTTGAAGTTTGTAGGCCAGGATGAGGAGGGAGAGCGAATGGAAGTGGTTGAGTTGGAAG agCATCCTTTCTTCGTTGGTGTTCAGTATCACCCTGAATTCCTCTCTAGACCAATTAAGCCATCTCCCCCATACTTTGGCCTCCTCTTGGCATCTGCAGGAAGACTCACGCATTACCTACAAAAGGGCTGCAGGCTCTCACCCAG ATCAGTCACGCATTGGTGCACGTTGCCCAGAAAGGCTGCGCAGTCGCCGTCCTTGGAGAATTTCGGAAT GGACACCTACAGCGATAGAAGTGGCAGCAGCTCGCCTGACTTGGAGATAACAGAGCTGAAGTTTCCATCAGTAAATCATGACTGA
- the CTPS1 gene encoding CTP synthase 1 isoform X2, with the protein MKYILVTGGVISGIGKGIIASSIGTILKSCGLHVTSIKIDPYINIDAGTFSPYEHGEVFVLDDGGEVDLDLGNYERFLDIRLTKDNNLTTGKIYQYVINKERKGDYLGKTVQVVPHITDAIQEWVMRQARIPVDEDGIEPQVCVIELGGTVGDIESMPFIEAFRQFQFKAKRENFCNIHVSLVPQPSSTGEQKTKPTQNSVRELRGLGLSPDLIVCRCSTPLDTSVKEKISMFCHVEPEQVICVHDVSSIYRVPLLLEEQGVVDYFRHRLDLPIERQPRRMLMKWKEMADRYDRLLETCSIALVGKYTKFSDSYASVIKALEHSALAINHKLDIKYIDSADLEPDTLQEEPVRYHEAWQKLCGADGVLVPGGFGVRGTEGKIQAISWARKQKKPFLGVCLGMQLAVVEFARSVLGWQDANSTEFDPKTGHPVVIDMPEHNPGQMGGTMRLGKRRTLFQTKNSIMRKLYGDHDFLEERHRHRFEVNPELKKCFEEQGLKFVGQDEEGERMEVVELEEHPFFVGVQYHPEFLSRPIKPSPPYFGLLLASAGRLTHYLQKGCRLSPRDTYSDRSGSSSPDLEITELKFPSVNHD; encoded by the exons ATGAAGTACATCCTGGTCACGGGCGGGGTGATCTCGGGCATCGGCAAGGGGATCATCGCCAGCAGCATCGGCACCATCCTCAAGTCCTGCGGGCTGCATGTCACCTCCATCAAGATCGACCCCTACATCAACATTGACGCTGGCACCTTCTCCCCGTACGAGCACG GGGAGGTGTTTGTGCTAGATGATGGAGGGGAAGTGGACCTGGACCTTGGTAACTATGAGCGCTTCCTCGATATCCGACTCACCAAAGACAACAATCTGACTACTGGGAAGATCTACCAGTATGTCATCAacaaggagaggaagggagactATCTTGGCAAAACTGTCCAAG ttgttccCCACATCACAGATGCTATACAAGAATGGGTAATGAGACAGGCACGAATTCCTGTAGATGAAGATGGCATTGAGCCCCAAGTTTGTGTGATTGAG CTTGGTGGGACGGTAGGCGATATTGAAAGCATGCCTTTCATTGAAGCTTTCCGCCAGTTCCAGTTCAAAGCCAAAAGAGAGAATTTTTGTAACATTCATGTCAGTCTAGTTCCCCAG CCAAGCTCTACAGGAGAGCAGAAGACTAAACCCACTCAAAACAGTGTTCGTGAACTCAGAGGTCTTGGTCTCTCACCAGATCTG ATTGTTTGCAGGTGCTCCACTCCATTGGATACCTcagtaaaagaaaagatttcCATGTTCTGTCATGTTGAACCAGAACAG GTCATCTGTGTTCATGATGTCTCTTCTATCTACCGGGTTCCTCTGTTGTTAGAGGAGCAGGGAGTTGTTGACTACTTCAGACACAGGCTTGACCTTCCCATTGAGAGGCAGCCCAGGAGGATGCTTATGAAGTGGAAGGAAATGGCTGACAG gTATGACCGTCTCCTCGAAACATGTTCCATTGCGCTTGTTGGCAAATACACCAAGTTTTCAGATTCCTACGCATCTGTCATTAAAGCACTGGAGCATTCTGCACTGGCTATCAACCACAAACTTGACATTAAG TATATTGACTCTGCTGACTTGGAGCCAGATACTCTGCAGGAAGAACCTGTCCGATACCATGAAGCATGGCagaagctgtgtggtgctga TGGAGTTCTGGTTCCTGGTGGATTTGGTGTTCGAGGGACAGAAGGCAAAATTCAAGCTATTTCCTgggcaagaaaacagaaaaaaccttTCTTAG GAGTTTGTTTGGGAATGCAGTTAGCAGTTGTGGAGTTTGCACGCAGTGTTCTTGGTTGGCAAG ATGCTAACTCGACAGAATTTGACCCCAAAACTGGTCATCCAGTG GTCATAGACATGCCAGAGCATAATCCTGGGCAAATGGGTGGGACTATGAGGCTTGGCAAGAGAAGAACGCTCTTCCAAACCAAGAATTCAATCATGA GGAAGCTGTATGGAGATCATGATTTCTTGGAAGAGAGACATAGACACAGATTTGAG GTCAATCCAGAattgaaaaagtgttttgaagagCAAGGTTTGAAGTTTGTAGGCCAGGATGAGGAGGGAGAGCGAATGGAAGTGGTTGAGTTGGAAG agCATCCTTTCTTCGTTGGTGTTCAGTATCACCCTGAATTCCTCTCTAGACCAATTAAGCCATCTCCCCCATACTTTGGCCTCCTCTTGGCATCTGCAGGAAGACTCACGCATTACCTACAAAAGGGCTGCAGGCTCTCACCCAG GGACACCTACAGCGATAGAAGTGGCAGCAGCTCGCCTGACTTGGAGATAACAGAGCTGAAGTTTCCATCAGTAAATCATGACTGA